Within the Rosa rugosa chromosome 2, drRosRugo1.1, whole genome shotgun sequence genome, the region TTACTTTTCTTGTAAATATGCATATCGTATAACTCATGTCTGACATTTCATGACaccttttaatatttttaagaTAGCTTTTTATCATTCCTCAAGAAGCTAATTAATCCATCCTTGCATCAGATCAAGTTAGTTTAGATTGCAAAACTCTATTAGTTGGATTGAAATTTTTTCCCTAAAATGTAATGGTTTCAAATCTATCAACACTATTAATTTAGTACTGATTAGTACTTTTATTTACTTAGCTTCTATCCCCTACTAGAAGTTTTTTGGATCCATCTCTGTTTACAGCAAGAGGCTTTCTACATGCATGAATTGCAAAAATCTATGTCTGTAACTTTCCATTTCATGTATGTGGTAGATTTTTGTGCTGtctgtttttgtttatttgtttattttggtttttgttttcttttcttttcatcgGCTTAACTACTATTCTTGTTGGTTGCAGGTGTGTTATTTGCCAGATGGAATATAAACGAGGGGATCGGCAGATCACTCTACCGTGCAAACACCTCTATCATGCTGGATGTGGAACCAGATGGCTTAGCATGAACAAGGCAAGCTGTTTTTAAGACAAATATGTTTACAATCATTTTGGCTTATTGACCCAAGTTTGGCTGACACTATCTTTCCTTGCCAGGCTTGCCCAATATGCTACACCGAGGTATTTGGTAATGGATCGACGAGCAAGAAGTAGTTCTGATTTTTAAGAAGAGGAGCCTTCATATACTGTTCTTTTCTCTTCAAATTTGGTTTATATAGagatgtttttcttttattgtccacgCTGTTTTTAGAAGCACTTGGTTAGGGTAGTGTTTGGAAGCATGAAATGACTTCTTTCATAATTTGTCTGATTTCTATGGTGCTGATCCTAGAAACAAAAAGCTTAGCTTCCGATTTCGAACATATTACTAAAATAGGAAGATTATCTTTTTCAGAAATCTGGTGTACTATAATGCCAGATTATCTGAACTGTTATTCAGATGATATCTTATAGCATTGGCTTTGGAGCTCTAGCATGTTGGAAGGCATTTGGGCAATACGGAAAACAGTGGCCTGGCCAAAATACTATAGTATCGATTCGCATCCTTAGGGTTTAATTCAAAAAGTTAGCTGATCTTTGTaccgaaaaaaaaagaagaaaagttaGCTGATCTGCATCCCCAAGTTATTGTTGCTTGAGCTTCGTCAACCTGATTCATCTAGCAACAAGTATAGTGTGTTTGATTTCTTTAACTGACTTTATACAtccattctttttttcttgggtTCGGTGGTAGTGGGAGGACTAGAGGTTCATTATCAATTGAATTTTTTGTTCCTCTCTATTCAATCTCTTTGACGCTGGTGATTGTGCGGAGGAGGGCAACCTTGGAAGTTAAGTTTGATGTGACAAATTAGGAGAGGTCCAAGTGTTTGGCCGCGGAGGAGGGCAACCTTGGAAGTTTGATGTGACAAATTAGGAGAGGTCCCAGTGTTTGGCCGAAGAGTTAGGAGAGTTCCAAGTGTTTGGCCGAAGAGTTAGGAGAGGTCCAAGGTCCACCTGTATTCTGCGTACTATTCAGGCCCTGCTTACTATTCATGCTCCGAATTACACTGTGGTTCATGTGCACCTTGGTCCATACTAGAATTTTCAGTGTTTGCGGTTTTGAATAGAATTACTCTTAATGTAATGAAAAGACTACAAATCTAAGATAGTAAAGTTAGGGGAGCTCCCTCAGAAGTCTAACAGGTTTGTTAATGGATTGAATTTGGAGCGGATCAACTTAAATCTAAATTTGtttactaaaaaagaaaagacataATTGTCAATTTGCTATCTTAGATTTCACCGTAGTGTTAATTTGCTATCTTAGATTTTATTTCAACCAATTTACTACCCTAGATTTGCTATCCTAGGTTTTATATTAGCCAATTCGCTACCCTTCCGTCAAATTGACACCAAGATGAAACTTAGGGTAGCAAATTTGCTATTAAACTTAAAGAAAATTCAGTCCAACTCGACTTGATAATCCGGTAGATCATTCGTAGTCAAATTCAAATCCGTATCCAGCGAATTAATAAGATGTTTAGTATACTAATTTGACCCCGTTTAGTATGTTAAGtattaaataagaaatattaaATTTTTATCATGATAGGCAATAACACAATGAGCTACAATTAAATATTCAAACAATTTTACaattttatattaaaaaaagaataactatgtataaaaaaatacaaatttaTATTATTACTGTATAGTGAATGATTGGgttattattgaattggatATGTTGATTTCTATTTAATCTATTAAACGATCCGAATCATTAACAGATTAATGATTAACAAATTGAATTATTAAATCCAAACATCTTAATTAACAACGAATTAGACGTGCGTGTCTAAATATGAAATATATGAGTGCACATGAACTATTTGGACATTGGAGTACGTTAGAGTGATCTCGTATTACTCGGCTATCAATTTGATGATATGATTTTTTTGAATTTGTCAagaggaacccaaaggcttcctaggcccaagatgtCCCTTTAGCGCATGTGAAATGGTCCAAttatgcattgcagcacagtgtctggccactttgacagcttcgggattcgaacataggttggggagcacacccaactaggcaagaaccactaaaccacttgcagtggtttttGATGATATGATTTGATAGACGGCCAATTTCTAGTTCCTTGCAAATGTTGATTTACAATATGTCAACTTGCACTCTACTACCAGACCTCAAGAATTTGGTACCCACCCACCACTGGAGAATTCATCCTCCTCTAACTTGCACAgcctaaaaataaaattacataTCTTAGAACTTAATTAAGAAAAGTAACACAAACTGAGGACCTATAGTTCATCTGACATCCTTAAATCCTCCACGGGTAGCAGCTGAGCTAGTGCACCACAAAAAGAAACACATTACGTTTGTTCTTAATCGGACCACGTGCAAACCAACTCCAAGCTCTAACTGGCTGACCAGCACGCCACAAACTCGAAGACTCGAAAGGTGTTGGAGACGGCCAAAGCGAAAACTGAGATAATCAGACTCGAGCCCTGCGCAATAAATCAATagcatatatataattgtttCAAGCATTTGCATTTGCATCatttcacattttcacattCAACTTCTTAACCGGCTTTctcttcatatatataattgtttGAGACAAGTTTAAACCTTCATTTTCTTCCCACACGCTTTTACATCTTCACTCCCCTAAATATATACAAATGGATATTACCCAGCCGTACGACACCTACTTACCTACCGTATATGAACCTTGACTCATTTATGGCCTCCACTAAATAATAAACAACCTTGACTCAACCTATAAGAAAGTGGGCGTTAAAGTATACCACATTTAATTCATTATCTTCCAACAATATTATTTGGAAAAATTGCAACAGTCCAGcctgttattattattattattttttggtaaTACAGCTTGTTATGTTGAATAAACAAACATGACCAAATTATCAAGGACGAgtaatatctatactattattaagagaagagactttGTTAGTCAAAGTGGTTGTGAAAGTACAATAAAATCCTTAGACCTTATAttaattttaaataatttttaataACTTAGTGGTAGTATAGTAAAtagcaaaataaaaaatcctATAAAAAAGAAGTTAAATAATTTTCAGAAAGTTAACTACCCATGTCTGCAATAACCACCTACAATTCAGATAACCTCccactttcttttttctcaaaatttttttttcctcagtgtaataattataaaaattttaCACATGCTCTACACATGCATGTGAGCAGAAAACTAGTTTCTCTATATAAGAGCTGAGCTCTCACCCTTTCTCAAACACAACTACTGCTGCTTACTTCTCACTACCTACAAGTTCTTAGAAATGGGAGCCTTGGGACAGCCAAGGCCTTATTGGCTCATTTCAGTGTTTTATGGTTTGGCATTGTGCTTCTTAGCAAGTACTACTGTTCTTGCTAACAATCCTTACACTTATTTTTCACCACTACTTCCTCTATACCCTCTTCCCAAGTATCAATTACCACCACCAAATTATCCTACCCACCCTCCACAGCAATACAAGTCACCACCACCCCCGCCACCGCTAAAGCATGTGATACATCCCCCGCCACCCTCACCTTCACCTCCACCTCCTTATGTCTACAAGTTACCACCACCCCCATCACCTTCACCGCCACCTCCATATGTATACAAGTCTCCACCACCCCcatcaccttcaccaccacctccgTCACCTTCACCTCCTCCTCCCTATGTCTACAAGTCTCCTCCACCCCCACCCCCATCACCTTCACCGCCACCTCCCTATGTCTACAAGTCGCCACCACCCCcatcaccttcaccaccacctccatcacCTTCACCTCCTCCTCCCTATGTCTACAAGTCTCCTCCACCCCCATCACCTTCACCGCCACCTCCCTATGTCTACAAGTCGCCACCACCCCcatcaccttcaccaccacctccatcacCTTCACCTCCTCCTCCCTATGTCTACAAGTCTCCTCCACCCCCATCACCTTCACCGCCACCTCCCTATGTCTACAAGTCGCCACCACCCCcatcaccttcaccaccacctccgTCACCTTCACCTCCTCCTCCCTATGTCTACAAGTCTCCTCCACCCCCACCCCCATCACCTTCACCGCCACCTCCCTATGTCTACAAGTCGCCACCACCCCcatcaccttcaccaccacctccatcacCTTCACCGCCACCTCCCTATGTCTACAAGTCGCCACCACCCCcatcaccttcaccaccacctccatcacCTTCACCTCCTCCTCCCTATGTCTACAAGTCTCCTCCACCCCCATCACCTTCACCGCCACCTCCCTATGTCTACAAGTCGCCACCACCCCCATCACcttcacctcctcctcctccgtaTGTTTACAAGTCTCCACCACCCCcatcaccttcaccaccaccaccatacaTTTAtaaatcaccaccaccaccatctccgTCACCACCTCCTCCTTATGTTTACAAGTCTCCaccatcaccatctccatcacctCCTCCTCCTTACGTCTACAAGTCTCCACCCCCACCATCACCCTCACCACCTCCACCATATGTATACAAGTCCCCGCCACCTCCTTCTCCATCACCGCCACCTCCTTATGTTTACAAATCTCCACCACCACCTTCTCCATCACCGCCTCCACCATACGTCTACAGGTCCCCACCTCCTCCATCTCCATCACCGCCTCCTCCATACGTCTACAAgtcaccaccacctcctcctccctaTATTTATAAGTCACCTCCACCACCCTCACCGtcacctcctcctccttatGTATACAAGTCCCCACCTCCACCTTCCCCATCACCGCCACCTCCATATGTCTCTAAGTCTCCCCCTCCACCATCTCCCTCACCTCCTCCACCATACTACTACAAGTCCCCTCCATCTCCAAAGCACTACTAAGCTTACGTACGGCTACAGTTACGTAAAAAACTTGAATCCGTTGGAATAACTTCTTCGCTTTTGGATGTGGGTTTACAATTTATTCGCTTTTTTAGTTTTGTTTCTCTTACCAAAACAAAAAGTGTTTACTAATGAATGGTTATGAGGGTACGTGTAGCTCGACCCCTCGTGTAATATCATATATATTTGTTGTAACCTCACTGTATTACTTTTTTAAATAAATGAAAGCGAAGCAGATGAATCTTTGTGTGTGTACTTGTTTCATGTTTACTTGTTACATATGATCTTTAGGTTTTCAATTATGTATTGTGGTGCCTAATTAAGTGCAAGTGAATGATGTTGCATCCTCCTCTACAATCTTTGGTATCAAAATTTATTTTAGgagaatttgattctacacccaaattcacacacacCTTTTAGATTAAACCCATCTATAAgattgttttaatatacacccaaacctattaattaggtttatctaaaaaaaaaaaactattaaataggataaatattaaaactcattgttgttaagaattactaaagctgccactatcCCCAAACTTTTTGCAGATGCAACTCTTGAAACGGTTGCGCAAAGACATCGCCCAGAATAAATCAACTCTTGATTCCAGCAATTGAAATCAATACctgggttggaggttatgtaATCTCCATATTCAAAAGCTGGAATTATAGGTGCCTAAGTCATTCTCGAAATAATTTAGGTACA harbors:
- the LOC133728727 gene encoding extensin-2-like, which gives rise to MGALGQPRPYWLISVFYGLALCFLASTTVLANNPYTYFSPLLPLYPLPKYQLPPPNYPTHPPQQYKSPPPPPPLKHVIHPPPPSPSPPPPYVYKLPPPPSPSPPPPYVYKSPPPPSPSPPPPSPSPPPPYVYKSPPPPPPSPSPPPPYVYKSPPPPSPSPPPPSPSPPPPYVYKSPPPPSPSPPPPYVYKSPPPPSPSPPPPSPSPPPPYVYKSPPPPSPSPPPPYVYKSPPPPSPSPPPPSPSPPPPYVYKSPPPPPPSPSPPPPYVYKSPPPPSPSPPPPSPSPPPPYVYKSPPPPSPSPPPPSPSPPPPYVYKSPPPPSPSPPPPYVYKSPPPPSPSPPPPPYVYKSPPPPSPSPPPPYIYKSPPPPSPSPPPPYVYKSPPSPSPSPPPPYVYKSPPPPSPSPPPPYVYKSPPPPSPSPPPPYVYKSPPPPSPSPPPPYVYRSPPPPSPSPPPPYVYKSPPPPPPYIYKSPPPPSPSPPPPYVYKSPPPPSPSPPPPYVSKSPPPPSPSPPPPYYYKSPPSPKHY